A DNA window from Natronogracilivirga saccharolytica contains the following coding sequences:
- a CDS encoding RrF2 family transcriptional regulator: MHFSKASTYGIRSVAYIAAHKEKDVVSIRELSEQLDIPAAFLTKVMQRLASGYIVKTMRGHGGGVSLDKPSSEITLKEIITAIDGEEAFDRFWLGLSEKHMELVPEFRAKWQNLNNNISDFFSNTRLTELYPSEEKSEHKPIDLPASFFNPYLR; encoded by the coding sequence ATGCACTTTTCGAAGGCCAGTACATACGGAATCCGGTCGGTTGCTTATATAGCGGCCCACAAAGAGAAGGATGTGGTTTCCATTCGTGAGTTGAGCGAACAGTTGGACATTCCGGCCGCTTTCCTCACCAAGGTTATGCAGCGACTGGCTTCCGGCTATATTGTCAAAACCATGCGTGGCCATGGTGGAGGCGTATCGCTGGACAAGCCGTCTTCGGAAATTACCCTGAAGGAAATTATTACAGCAATCGACGGGGAGGAGGCTTTTGACCGTTTCTGGCTGGGTCTTTCGGAGAAGCACATGGAGCTTGTTCCTGAATTTCGTGCCAAATGGCAAAATCTGAATAATAATATTAGCGATTTTTTTTCTAATACCCGGCTTACCGAATTGTATCCATCAGAGGAAAAATCAGAGCATAAGCCAATTGACTTACCAGCGTCTTTTTTTAATCCCTATTTAAGATAA
- a CDS encoding HI0074 family nucleotidyltransferase substrate-binding subunit — MEKLTRNLKNFEKALQSLEALQKEEYSVILRDATLQRFEYTVELFWKTLKTWLLIREGVDCASPKKCIREAVSNGFLSNPEAETALQMIDDRNLLSHSYLEEIANKIYKQHSRYAALMREVLNRLANETRAG; from the coding sequence TTGGAAAAACTGACGAGAAACCTGAAAAATTTTGAAAAAGCACTTCAAAGCCTGGAAGCTTTGCAGAAAGAGGAGTACTCGGTCATATTGAGAGATGCCACCCTGCAGCGCTTTGAATATACGGTTGAATTGTTCTGGAAAACCCTGAAAACATGGCTTTTGATCCGCGAAGGAGTCGATTGTGCATCACCCAAAAAATGTATTCGTGAAGCTGTTTCTAACGGTTTTTTAAGTAACCCGGAGGCAGAAACCGCTCTTCAAATGATAGATGACCGCAATCTCTTATCGCACTCGTATCTGGAGGAAATTGCCAATAAAATCTATAAACAACATTCCAGGTACGCCGCTTTGATGAGGGAAGTTCTGAATCGTCTTGCCAATGAAACCAGAGCAGGTTAA
- a CDS encoding tetratricopeptide repeat protein produces MNGTLFSTTFAAGSNGATGKSLAAAIILSVCLSLSVRASAEPGRGVSSGAGTTGSLLLDDAFISDARQAIDSLYNRRFDASMALLSSWKERYPDHPVWPMWEAMDAWWPVLIDLENKSHDDDFFDAAQKVVDYCDTLLDEDEDYLDARIVRSVMYGQIARYYSNRERWYRSFRNGRRALRDFFHIEETHPDIPDLNFGIGMYRYFSAFLVEEYSLARALRWMLPSGDREEGLQMLEKASQNSIFLGPEAIFFLGHINLHFEDKPDTALSYLEHLYEQYPRNTYYRRLYVRSLFRTNMKDDALEAIRESLAFAGDVQNSEMSVLREEMYLTRGRIHYYYFDYAAAEEDLKKALAESEKLQPFAKRGNLLTALYYLGELAVRSGDREMARFYFSRAATPDTGHMHSKESRKALNRYNLK; encoded by the coding sequence ATGAATGGCACACTGTTTTCAACAACATTTGCCGCCGGGAGTAACGGGGCCACCGGCAAATCCCTTGCTGCTGCCATAATCCTGTCAGTCTGCCTGTCACTTTCTGTCCGGGCTTCCGCGGAACCAGGCCGCGGGGTGTCATCAGGCGCCGGAACTACCGGATCCCTGCTCCTTGATGATGCGTTTATCTCAGATGCCCGCCAAGCAATCGACTCTTTGTACAACCGCCGCTTCGACGCTTCCATGGCGCTGCTCTCATCATGGAAGGAGCGGTATCCCGATCATCCCGTCTGGCCAATGTGGGAAGCAATGGATGCCTGGTGGCCGGTGCTGATTGATCTTGAAAACAAATCACATGACGACGACTTTTTTGATGCTGCCCAGAAGGTTGTAGATTATTGTGATACGCTTCTGGATGAGGATGAAGATTATCTGGATGCGCGGATTGTCCGGTCGGTTATGTATGGCCAGATTGCCCGGTATTATTCTAATCGCGAACGCTGGTACCGCAGCTTCCGGAACGGCAGAAGGGCACTGAGGGACTTTTTCCACATCGAAGAAACCCATCCGGATATCCCGGATCTGAACTTCGGGATCGGCATGTACCGTTATTTTTCTGCTTTCCTCGTCGAGGAATATTCACTGGCAAGGGCACTGCGATGGATGCTGCCAAGCGGCGACCGGGAGGAGGGGCTGCAAATGCTCGAAAAGGCATCACAAAACAGCATATTCCTCGGGCCTGAGGCTATTTTTTTTCTTGGCCACATCAATCTGCACTTTGAAGACAAGCCTGACACCGCACTGAGCTATCTTGAACATCTTTATGAGCAGTATCCCCGAAACACTTACTACCGCCGGCTTTATGTGCGCTCTCTTTTCCGGACCAATATGAAGGATGATGCTCTTGAAGCCATCCGGGAAAGCCTGGCATTTGCCGGGGATGTTCAAAACAGTGAAATGAGTGTGCTCCGAGAAGAAATGTATTTGACCAGAGGCAGAATACACTATTATTATTTTGACTATGCTGCAGCGGAGGAAGACCTCAAGAAGGCACTGGCTGAATCGGAGAAGCTGCAGCCATTTGCTAAACGCGGCAATCTTCTGACGGCCCTGTACTATCTCGGGGAGCTGGCAGTGCGGTCCGGTGACCGGGAAATGGCCCGGTTCTATTTCAGCCGGGCAGCGACTCCCGATACCGGTCACATGCATTCCAAAGAGTCGCGCAAGGCATTGAACAGATACAATTTAAAATAG
- a CDS encoding nucleotidyltransferase family protein — translation MSTRLTKKEKSAIRKLLERHFTAGGVRCYLFGSAVENELRASSDIDLLIISDHDERTRISLFREELEESNITRNVDVVWYKDAPESLLEKATNEGILLWKN, via the coding sequence ATGAGTACCCGATTAACCAAAAAGGAAAAAAGCGCAATTCGAAAACTTCTTGAAAGGCATTTTACAGCTGGAGGAGTACGCTGCTACCTGTTTGGATCCGCTGTTGAAAATGAACTGAGAGCGTCATCCGATATTGATCTTCTGATTATATCCGATCATGATGAACGAACACGTATCAGCCTGTTCCGGGAGGAACTGGAAGAATCTAACATTACCCGTAATGTTGATGTCGTTTGGTACAAAGATGCGCCGGAATCGCTGCTTGAAAAAGCCACAAACGAGGGGATCCTGCTTTGGAAAAACTGA
- the priA gene encoding replication restart helicase PriA, which yields MPSFADIAFPTAVRRCFTYRIPDQLKCGMDDSSEISVSAGSVRPGMRVWVPLKNQMAIGMVVRTHQETPDFETKDIIRTLDSRPVLSDELLKLAEWVHRFYYSSLGEAIQAALPAGMNFIAEPRVRMAPNVHKPPSRGIEREIFDFLNDLSGDTDISLNEISRQWQKKGERAIDRLAKKGLIEIWQIPKVRMKPQMETVWSWKVAPEEIKELESSSPPKWIRGLQVLAELPLPATRVEILAQPGITPYVWKRIRDSGYVTSKEVPSDQAASALPHEPDSISSLNEEQASVYEPVREAIEAEEYKRFLLYGVTGSGKTEIYIHALRDTLARGRGGLILVPEIALTPQTVRRFYRIFGDQIAVLHSRLSERERFDAWSSLQKGEKTIAIGARSAVFAPVRNPGLIIIDEEHDSSYKQEDPAPRYHARETAIMRARFNDAVIMTGSATPSLVSLNAAATDKCRMLKLESRHALAELPDVTVLDLKQYRSAMRGPLAVPLFLAVEEALAKKEQIILLHNRRGFSTFIQCEDCGQVLECPHCSVSLTHHRSRRHLRCHYCGYSRLMPRQCPSCDSESIGELGMGTQRVEDELREVLPDARILRMDQDTTSGKNAHDNILQKFGRGDADILMGTQIVAKGLDFPNVTVVGVINSDTELAFPSYRSAERMYQLLSQVAGRSGRGSKPGKVFLQTLMPDHSALRFARSHDFPGFARQEMMSRKNLDYPPYSRLAKVFFRSADPQMVARVAETFTGILAGLLHNGTVMGPSPSAIERMNNIYSWEAHIKLHPEKGGQFIERVFDRAFEAYDKEKPASSGKVRITVNVDTMH from the coding sequence ATGCCCAGTTTTGCCGACATCGCATTTCCGACAGCCGTGAGGCGCTGTTTCACGTATCGCATTCCCGATCAGCTTAAGTGCGGCATGGATGACAGCAGCGAAATTTCCGTTTCCGCCGGTTCGGTACGTCCCGGCATGCGCGTCTGGGTCCCGCTGAAAAACCAGATGGCCATAGGGATGGTTGTCCGCACGCATCAGGAAACGCCGGATTTTGAAACCAAAGACATTATCCGGACGCTGGATTCCCGGCCTGTCCTGTCTGATGAGCTTCTTAAACTTGCCGAATGGGTGCACCGGTTCTACTATTCCAGTCTGGGTGAAGCCATTCAGGCTGCGCTTCCCGCCGGCATGAATTTTATTGCAGAACCGCGGGTGCGGATGGCGCCGAATGTTCACAAACCGCCCTCCAGGGGCATCGAACGCGAAATATTTGACTTCCTGAACGACCTGTCCGGAGATACCGATATTTCGTTGAACGAAATATCGCGCCAGTGGCAAAAAAAGGGCGAGCGCGCCATCGACCGTCTTGCCAAAAAAGGACTGATCGAAATCTGGCAGATACCCAAAGTACGCATGAAGCCGCAAATGGAGACGGTCTGGTCTTGGAAAGTGGCTCCGGAAGAAATAAAGGAGCTGGAATCATCCAGTCCGCCAAAGTGGATCAGGGGGCTGCAAGTCCTTGCCGAACTTCCCCTTCCTGCCACACGCGTCGAAATCCTCGCTCAGCCCGGAATAACCCCGTATGTGTGGAAGCGGATCCGTGATTCCGGTTATGTAACATCAAAGGAAGTTCCGTCCGATCAGGCAGCTTCGGCACTTCCCCATGAACCGGATTCCATCAGCTCATTAAATGAGGAACAGGCCTCTGTATACGAGCCGGTACGTGAAGCCATCGAGGCAGAAGAGTACAAACGCTTTCTGCTTTATGGTGTGACGGGAAGCGGAAAAACCGAAATTTACATTCACGCCCTGCGGGATACCCTTGCCCGCGGGCGCGGCGGACTCATACTGGTCCCGGAAATTGCCCTGACTCCCCAGACAGTGCGGCGTTTCTACCGGATTTTCGGTGACCAAATTGCCGTCCTGCACAGCCGCCTGAGCGAGCGCGAGCGGTTTGATGCCTGGTCGTCACTCCAGAAGGGGGAAAAGACCATCGCCATCGGTGCCCGTTCAGCCGTTTTTGCACCCGTCCGAAACCCCGGCCTCATCATCATCGATGAGGAGCACGACTCCTCCTACAAACAGGAGGATCCCGCTCCGCGATACCATGCCCGCGAAACGGCGATCATGAGAGCACGATTCAACGATGCTGTCATAATGACCGGTTCGGCCACCCCCAGCCTGGTCAGCCTGAACGCAGCAGCCACCGACAAGTGCCGCATGCTGAAACTGGAAAGCCGCCATGCACTTGCCGAACTGCCCGATGTAACCGTTCTGGATTTGAAGCAGTACCGCAGCGCCATGAGGGGCCCGCTTGCCGTTCCGTTGTTTCTTGCCGTGGAAGAGGCGCTTGCAAAAAAGGAGCAGATCATTCTGCTGCACAACCGGCGCGGTTTTTCAACCTTCATTCAATGCGAAGACTGCGGCCAGGTGCTGGAGTGCCCGCATTGCTCGGTATCCCTGACACATCACCGCTCCCGACGGCACCTGCGCTGCCATTACTGCGGATACAGCCGGCTGATGCCCCGCCAGTGCCCATCTTGCGACAGCGAATCGATCGGTGAGCTGGGAATGGGGACGCAACGGGTAGAGGACGAACTTCGTGAAGTGCTGCCGGACGCCCGCATCCTTCGCATGGACCAGGACACCACCTCCGGAAAAAACGCCCACGACAACATTCTTCAGAAGTTCGGACGGGGGGATGCGGACATCCTCATGGGAACCCAGATCGTTGCCAAGGGACTTGATTTTCCCAATGTCACCGTGGTCGGAGTGATCAACTCGGATACGGAACTTGCGTTTCCATCCTACCGGTCCGCAGAGCGGATGTACCAGCTGCTGAGCCAGGTGGCCGGACGGTCCGGGCGGGGCAGCAAGCCCGGAAAGGTTTTTCTGCAGACACTGATGCCGGATCACAGTGCCCTTCGTTTTGCCCGCAGTCACGACTTCCCCGGATTCGCACGACAGGAAATGATGAGCCGGAAAAACCTTGATTATCCGCCCTACTCACGGCTTGCAAAAGTATTCTTCCGGTCAGCTGATCCGCAAATGGTGGCGCGCGTCGCCGAAACGTTTACCGGTATTCTGGCCGGCCTGCTTCATAATGGCACTGTGATGGGGCCTTCGCCGTCCGCCATTGAGCGAATGAACAACATCTACTCCTGGGAGGCCCACATCAAACTACATCCCGAAAAGGGCGGTCAGTTTATTGAGCGGGTTTTTGACCGGGCATTTGAAGCATATGACAAAGAGAAGCCCGCTTCTTCCGGCAAGGTGCGCATCACGGTAAATGTGGATACCATGCACTGA
- a CDS encoding c-type cytochrome, translating to MKRVLILAALLLFSTACGNGDETAERAGDDAAAELTDFELQHGIGPIDEPLDLGEVQIERARAGAEYFDSRCASCHRMEQRFVGPALGRVAENRSHEFVINFILNPEEMTQRHPVGQALLQEYMTTMPYQNVTEEQAAEILDFLRHYADTGEDLREQ from the coding sequence ATGAAACGAGTATTGATTCTGGCAGCATTACTACTGTTTTCTACGGCGTGCGGAAATGGAGATGAGACGGCGGAAAGAGCCGGTGATGACGCCGCGGCTGAGCTGACCGATTTTGAATTGCAGCACGGTATTGGCCCGATTGATGAACCCCTGGATCTCGGCGAAGTTCAGATTGAACGGGCACGGGCCGGGGCTGAATATTTTGACAGCCGGTGCGCCTCCTGTCACCGGATGGAGCAGCGGTTTGTAGGTCCGGCGTTGGGGCGTGTAGCGGAAAACCGGTCTCATGAATTTGTGATCAACTTCATCCTCAATCCGGAAGAGATGACGCAGCGGCACCCGGTGGGACAGGCGCTTCTTCAGGAGTATATGACGACCATGCCATACCAGAATGTGACCGAAGAGCAGGCTGCTGAAATACTTGATTTCCTGCGTCACTACGCGGATACGGGAGAGGACCTTCGCGAGCAATAG
- the ric gene encoding iron-sulfur cluster repair di-iron protein — protein MLQLEQLSEQKVGDIVTQNYHAAGVFREHGIDFCCGGGISVQEACEKKGIEPEKVTLQLRQLAESAPSGGDNYSEWSPGFLIDYIENTHHRFVRTKVHEIGAYAQKVAQVHGERHPWNITIFHTFVDLARELLDHLEAEEKTVFPLIKQVAELRDSGKPVDPDLAVSLRSELEKMESDHDGAGEAIAKIRELSSDFTPPADACTTYQVLYQNLAGFEEDLHKHVHLENNILFRKAEALLAQG, from the coding sequence ATGTTACAACTTGAACAACTATCCGAACAAAAAGTAGGTGACATTGTCACCCAAAACTATCACGCTGCTGGTGTTTTCCGGGAACACGGCATTGATTTCTGTTGCGGAGGCGGGATTTCGGTACAGGAAGCGTGTGAAAAGAAGGGAATCGAACCGGAAAAAGTGACACTGCAACTACGGCAGCTGGCCGAATCCGCCCCCTCCGGCGGTGACAACTACAGCGAATGGAGCCCGGGTTTTCTGATCGATTACATCGAAAATACCCACCACCGTTTTGTCCGGACCAAAGTACATGAAATCGGGGCCTATGCCCAGAAAGTGGCGCAAGTTCATGGCGAACGCCATCCCTGGAATATAACCATATTCCACACTTTCGTCGATCTGGCCCGCGAACTACTGGACCACCTGGAGGCCGAAGAAAAAACTGTTTTCCCGCTGATCAAACAAGTGGCCGAACTTCGTGATAGCGGCAAACCGGTCGATCCGGACCTTGCCGTCTCCCTCCGCTCCGAGCTGGAAAAAATGGAGTCGGATCATGACGGTGCCGGAGAGGCCATCGCAAAAATCCGTGAATTAAGCAGCGATTTCACACCGCCTGCGGATGCCTGCACCACCTATCAGGTACTTTATCAAAACCTGGCCGGTTTTGAAGAAGATCTGCACAAGCATGTGCATCTGGAAAACAATATTCTCTTCCGGAAAGCCGAAGCCCTTCTTGCACAGGGATGA
- a CDS encoding helix-turn-helix transcriptional regulator, which produces MENNSKLHILETIKRKGCIGLNRLVDETGLAKTTLREHLTQLERDGLVEREYRRAGPGRPGLRYGLTLAGHRRFPSEERELLGDLLHFLKSEDQEELLRSFFRRFWSKRVDRARQRMNEAATENGGSPDKQLSALCSVLEQEGFMPECMDDKQQGAYVIKECNCPFQSVIGETQLPCELEIEFYRKLFDGEVTRTSYIPDGDYSCSYHIDRPDN; this is translated from the coding sequence ATGGAAAACAACTCCAAATTACATATTCTGGAAACCATCAAGCGGAAAGGCTGTATCGGGCTCAACCGGCTGGTCGATGAGACCGGTTTGGCCAAAACGACATTGCGTGAACATTTAACGCAGCTGGAACGCGACGGCCTGGTCGAAAGGGAATACCGCCGGGCAGGTCCGGGTCGTCCGGGACTTCGTTATGGGCTGACCCTTGCCGGACATCGCCGGTTTCCCTCCGAAGAGCGGGAGCTGCTGGGTGATCTTCTGCACTTTCTGAAATCGGAAGACCAGGAGGAACTGCTGCGTTCCTTTTTCAGGCGGTTCTGGAGCAAACGGGTTGATAGGGCCCGGCAACGTATGAATGAGGCCGCAACAGAAAACGGAGGCTCCCCGGACAAGCAGCTTTCCGCTCTTTGCAGCGTGTTGGAGCAAGAAGGCTTCATGCCGGAATGCATGGATGACAAACAGCAGGGAGCCTATGTCATAAAGGAGTGCAATTGCCCGTTCCAGTCAGTTATCGGAGAAACACAGCTCCCGTGTGAACTGGAAATTGAATTTTACAGGAAATTGTTCGATGGAGAGGTCACACGGACTTCCTATATCCCCGACGGGGATTACTCCTGCTCTTATCACATTGATCGTCCAGATAACTGA
- a CDS encoding CopD family protein codes for MYQWAVFFHVLIAMFWIGGMLFTVAVLVPATRRRLASQKGLLFTELGTRFSRLSWVLFPLLLLTGVLALLGRGYQLPHLLEAGFWLSGYGMLIGKKIVLFAFVLIVSGIHDFWLGPAAARLMDDAPDHPRTKRLRSASKWAGRINLLLGLVIVFLAVSLVR; via the coding sequence ATGTATCAGTGGGCTGTCTTCTTTCATGTGCTCATCGCCATGTTCTGGATCGGCGGGATGCTCTTCACGGTTGCCGTGCTGGTACCCGCCACCCGGCGGCGTCTGGCCTCCCAAAAAGGCCTTCTGTTCACCGAACTGGGGACGCGCTTCAGCCGGTTAAGCTGGGTGCTGTTCCCGCTGTTGCTGCTGACCGGCGTCCTGGCCCTGCTGGGCCGGGGCTACCAGCTTCCTCACCTTCTGGAGGCCGGGTTCTGGCTGTCCGGTTACGGAATGCTCATCGGAAAAAAAATCGTGCTGTTTGCTTTCGTTTTGATCGTCAGCGGGATACACGACTTCTGGCTCGGTCCGGCAGCCGCCAGACTGATGGATGACGCTCCCGATCACCCCCGCACAAAAAGGCTTCGATCCGCTTCAAAATGGGCCGGAAGAATAAATTTACTACTCGGTTTAGTGATCGTATTTCTTGCTGTCTCTTTGGTTCGTTAA
- the scpB gene encoding SMC-Scp complex subunit ScpB, with product MTVLKDTEINGQRFGAIIEAIIFAAEKPLTADEIARIITGTELAPPIGEDEVADVINEINSELEEQGRAFTIQVKGGGYTFATQPKFHTWLEHFQHQNAKRKISPSAVETLAIIAYRQPITKPEIDHIRGVDSGYIVRQLLEKQLIEVAGRYEGPGRALLYRTTTIFLQHFGINSIDELPKPREIEEILKDDDMAEHRQLMLELKSELRPPENETDESAFPEEDGSQDPPENGSENGDSGDQENPDAKDE from the coding sequence ATGACAGTGCTCAAAGATACGGAAATCAACGGCCAGCGGTTCGGAGCGATCATCGAGGCCATTATTTTTGCTGCAGAAAAACCTCTGACGGCCGATGAAATTGCCCGGATTATCACCGGCACGGAGCTGGCTCCTCCCATAGGAGAGGATGAAGTCGCCGATGTGATCAATGAAATCAATTCAGAGCTGGAAGAACAGGGGCGTGCATTTACCATACAGGTAAAGGGAGGCGGGTATACCTTTGCGACGCAACCCAAATTTCATACCTGGCTCGAACATTTCCAGCATCAGAATGCCAAACGCAAGATTTCGCCCTCTGCAGTCGAAACCCTGGCAATCATTGCCTACCGGCAGCCGATCACCAAGCCCGAAATTGATCACATACGTGGTGTGGATTCCGGATATATCGTGCGCCAGCTTCTTGAAAAGCAATTGATAGAGGTCGCCGGCCGTTACGAGGGTCCCGGCAGGGCGCTGTTGTACCGGACCACTACCATTTTTTTGCAGCATTTTGGAATTAATTCAATTGATGAGCTGCCTAAGCCACGTGAAATTGAGGAAATTCTCAAGGATGATGATATGGCTGAACACAGGCAGCTTATGCTTGAACTGAAATCCGAGCTGCGGCCTCCGGAAAATGAGACGGATGAGAGTGCGTTCCCGGAAGAAGACGGTTCGCAGGATCCGCCGGAAAATGGTTCTGAAAATGGTGACTCAGGCGATCAGGAAAATCCGGATGCAAAGGATGAGTAA
- a CDS encoding pseudouridine synthase: MKERRSKKEPGKRGKPSRSFKKGGHDNRGARQAGSRADSKRAPSSTRPSSMAPSSPSGSSPDKEKIRLNKYIAHAGICSRRDADTYISEGKVRVNGAVCTELGKQISPDDRVTVEGQKIEPEPFVYIVMNKPRDTITTTSDEKGRRTVMDLVEDATGMRLYPVGRLDRNTTGIIILTNDGDLANRLMHPSYKVPKVYEVETNRELTDDELSMLRTGVELDDGPAKAFRVSRHPEYINVVTLRMHEGRNRMVRRMIESLGAEVLSLDRVGYGPIQKKGVRTGRWRNLKKKEINELRKMVRLLPLEHLERS; the protein is encoded by the coding sequence GTGAAAGAACGCAGATCAAAAAAAGAGCCCGGAAAGCGGGGAAAACCATCGCGGTCCTTCAAAAAGGGCGGTCACGACAACAGGGGCGCGCGGCAAGCCGGGTCACGGGCTGACTCCAAAAGAGCACCTTCGTCAACGAGGCCCTCTTCAATGGCACCCTCGTCGCCGTCAGGATCGTCACCGGATAAGGAGAAAATCCGGCTCAACAAATACATTGCCCATGCCGGTATTTGCTCGCGGCGGGATGCTGACACGTACATTTCCGAGGGCAAAGTAAGAGTTAACGGTGCCGTTTGCACCGAGCTGGGCAAGCAGATCAGTCCCGACGACCGCGTCACGGTTGAAGGCCAGAAAATTGAGCCCGAACCCTTTGTCTACATCGTCATGAACAAGCCCCGTGACACCATCACCACAACCAGTGATGAGAAAGGGCGCAGAACCGTCATGGATCTGGTCGAAGATGCCACGGGCATGAGATTGTATCCTGTGGGGCGGCTGGACCGGAATACTACCGGCATCATCATTCTGACAAACGATGGCGATCTTGCCAACCGGCTTATGCATCCGAGCTATAAGGTCCCCAAAGTGTATGAAGTGGAGACCAATCGTGAGCTGACGGACGACGAGTTGTCCATGCTGCGGACGGGGGTGGAGCTGGATGATGGTCCTGCCAAAGCCTTCCGTGTTTCCCGGCATCCGGAATATATCAATGTCGTTACCCTCAGGATGCATGAAGGTCGCAACAGAATGGTGCGCAGAATGATAGAATCCCTTGGCGCAGAAGTTTTGTCACTTGACCGGGTCGGATACGGTCCGATTCAGAAAAAAGGGGTGCGCACCGGCAGGTGGCGCAATCTGAAAAAAAAGGAGATCAACGAGCTGCGCAAAATGGTGAGGCTGCTGCCTCTTGAACACCTGGAGCGATCCTGA